The DNA segment GGATGAGGATCAGGAATGGGTGAATTATAAGGCTATTGCGAAGGAACTCATTGCTTATGTAAAAGAAAATAACTTTACGCATATTGAACTGATGCCGCTGAATGAATATCCGTTTGACGGCTCCTGGGGATATCAGTGCAGCGGATACTTCAGTGCTACCAGCCGCTATGGCAGTGTGCAGGATTTAATGTATCTGATCAATGCCTGCCATCGTGCAAATATTGGTGTCATTATGGATTTTGTACCGGTACATTTTGTACGGGATGATTTCTCCTTATCCTATTTTGACGGAACATCGCTGTATGAGTATGAAAAGGCATGTGATGCGGATTCCCAGTGGGGAACAGCAAATTTCAATTTGTGGAGAGAAGAGGTGCGCAGCTTCCTGATGTCTGCGGCGTCCTTCTGGATTGATAAATATCATGTGGATGGATTGCGTATGGATGCCATCAGCAATATCATACACTGGCATGGAAATAAGGATCTGGGAGAGAATGAAGGTGCCCTGCATTTTATCAAGCGTATGAATTATCATTTATCCGAGGCTTATCAGGGTGTTATGCTGATTGCGGAGGATTCCAGCGATTTCGCAAATGTGACAAAATCAACATTGGATGGCGGCCTGGGCTTTGATTATAAATGGGATCTGGGCTGGATGAATGATACACTGAAATACTTGGAAAAGGATCCGATCTATCGAAAATGGCATCATAACAATATAACCTTCTCTATGGCCTATTTCTATTCCGAGCGCTTCCTTGTGGAATTTTCTCATGATGAGGTTGTTCACGGGAAGAAAACGATTGTCGATAAAATCTGGGGAAGCTATGAGGAGAAGTTTGCACAGCTGCGTACCCTGTATTTGTATATGTTCACACATCCTGGTAAAAAGCTGAACTTCATGGGAAACGAGCTTGCACATTTCCGTGAATGGGATGAGGAGAAGCAATGCGACTGGGATCTGTTGAAATATCCGATGCATGATGCTTTCCATAAATATTTTGCGAAGCTGGGTGAGCTGTATTGCAAAACACCGGCATTGTACGAAACAGAGTATCATTGGGATTCCTTCCAGTGGATCGATGCGGATAATGCGGATGAGAATCTGTTTAGTTATATTCGAAAGAATGATTCCAGCTATTATATTGTAATACTGAATTTCTCACCAAATACGTATAAGCAGCATAGCTTTGGTGTTCCGGAAAAGGGTGTCTACCATGAGGTGCTGAATACAGAGCAGGATATCTGGGGCGGAGAAATCAAGGAGCTGGCAAAGGTTAAGGCTGTGGCAGAGGAATACAATAAGCTGCCGTATACGATCGATGTGGATGTGCCGGCCTTCGGCGGTGTGCTGCTGGAGCTGAAAAAACGCAAGAAACCTGTTAAAAAAGCTGTAAAATAACCACTTATGATGACTGGAAAAGTGAAAACAGTTGTCGGTGCGCTTGGAAATGTGTATAATGGTTATCAAGGTAAGCGTTGATCTTACGAAAGGCAGGGAATAATGTGAAAGCAGTAGTAGTAGGCAGTGGAAGCTGGGGAACCGGTCTGGCCCAGGTTCTTTGTGATAATAATGAAGATGTTATGATATATGGTAATTGTGAAAGTGAAATTCAGGATATCAATGAACATCATCAGAATGCAAAGTACTTTGAAGGAGTGGAGTTGAATCCGTCTTTAAAGGCGACTACCGACATCCGGGTTGTAAAGGATGCAGATGTTATCGTATTGAGTATACCGACGATTGCAGTGGAAAGTGTCTGTAAGGAAATTGACGCATTGCTGGATCATAAGGTGGTTGTAGTAAATACATCAAAAGGATTTCATCCAAATACCTTTGAACGTATGTCTGATGTCATCCGCCGTAATATAAGCGCTGAGCATCTCAGCAGTGTAGTTTCTCTGATTGGGCCTAGCCATGCGGAGGAGGTTGTCATCCGTATGCTGACAACGATTTGCGCGGTATCTCAGAATGAAGCGGATGCACAGAAAATTCAGAAGCTGTTTTCCAATGATTATCTGAGAATCTACACCGGGACGGATGAAACCGGAAGTGAAATTGGCGTAGCTGTGAAGAATGCTATTGCACTGGCAAGCGGGGTTTTGTATGGTCTGGGCTATGGTGACAATACAAGGGCGGCTCTGATTACCCGTGGTTTAATGGAGATGACACGGTATGGTGTTGCTCTGGGCGGTAAAAAAGAAACCTTTATGGGATTGACCGGCATCGGTGATTTGATTGTTACCTGCACAAGTAAGCATTCCAGAAACTTCCAGGCAGGATATGAAATCGGAAAGCATAACAGTGCGCAATACTTCTGGGACAATAACACGAAAACTGTGGAAGGTGTCAGAACGGCAAAGGCTGTGCATGAAAATGCGAAGCGTCTGGGCATTGAAATGCCAATCGTCAACGAGATCTATCAGGTTCTCTTTGAGAATAAAAATCCAAGGGATTCGGCCAAGGATCTGATGCTGCGGGATTTAAAATCAGAGATAAATTTTTAATAAAAAATATTTATTAAGTATAAGTCTACATAACTTAAGATATATTAAGATGTGTAGACTTTTTTTTATGTTAGAATGAAATCAGGTGATGAAGATGAGGAAACAGAACAGACGCAAAATTCATATTAAAATAGGTGTGATAGTAATATTGCTGCTGGCAATAACTAATGCCGCAACCTTTCGGCTGACACAGAGATATACAGAGGCTGATGAAGATTTTAAAGAT comes from the Erysipelotrichaceae bacterium 66202529 genome and includes:
- the glgB gene encoding 1,4-alpha-glucan branching protein GlgB, whose amino-acid sequence is MKNKIIDRYYKGSALDAYELFGAHLCEERGKKGVRFTVYAPHAQSIQVIGSFDDWSCKGHQMRRKDDKGIWSLFIAEAKEGDMYKYRVTQATGRIVDKMDPYAFYSELRPNTASIVTNLEYKKWSDDKWLAQRTKNFDKPVNIYEMHLGSWKKDEDQEWVNYKAIAKELIAYVKENNFTHIELMPLNEYPFDGSWGYQCSGYFSATSRYGSVQDLMYLINACHRANIGVIMDFVPVHFVRDDFSLSYFDGTSLYEYEKACDADSQWGTANFNLWREEVRSFLMSAASFWIDKYHVDGLRMDAISNIIHWHGNKDLGENEGALHFIKRMNYHLSEAYQGVMLIAEDSSDFANVTKSTLDGGLGFDYKWDLGWMNDTLKYLEKDPIYRKWHHNNITFSMAYFYSERFLVEFSHDEVVHGKKTIVDKIWGSYEEKFAQLRTLYLYMFTHPGKKLNFMGNELAHFREWDEEKQCDWDLLKYPMHDAFHKYFAKLGELYCKTPALYETEYHWDSFQWIDADNADENLFSYIRKNDSSYYIVILNFSPNTYKQHSFGVPEKGVYHEVLNTEQDIWGGEIKELAKVKAVAEEYNKLPYTIDVDVPAFGGVLLELKKRKKPVKKAVK
- a CDS encoding NAD(P)H-dependent glycerol-3-phosphate dehydrogenase — encoded protein: MILRKAGNNVKAVVVGSGSWGTGLAQVLCDNNEDVMIYGNCESEIQDINEHHQNAKYFEGVELNPSLKATTDIRVVKDADVIVLSIPTIAVESVCKEIDALLDHKVVVVNTSKGFHPNTFERMSDVIRRNISAEHLSSVVSLIGPSHAEEVVIRMLTTICAVSQNEADAQKIQKLFSNDYLRIYTGTDETGSEIGVAVKNAIALASGVLYGLGYGDNTRAALITRGLMEMTRYGVALGGKKETFMGLTGIGDLIVTCTSKHSRNFQAGYEIGKHNSAQYFWDNNTKTVEGVRTAKAVHENAKRLGIEMPIVNEIYQVLFENKNPRDSAKDLMLRDLKSEINF